Within the Oceanimonas doudoroffii genome, the region CATCAAGCAGCAGCCGCTGATGCCGGCGGGGCAGAAATGAAAAAAGGAGCCTGACGGCCCCTTTTGGTGACTGTATTCGAATTACAGGATCTGGCGGATCACCCGGCCAAAGCGGCCAATGCCTTCTTCAATGGTGGCGGCATCGGAGCCGGAGTAACTGAAGCGGGCGGTATTGAGAATATCCGGGCGCACGTAGAAGGGCTGACCGGGCACAAAGGCCACGTTTTCCTTAATGGACAGGTTGAACAAATCCATGGCGCTGATGTGCTCGGGCAGGCGCAGCCACAGGAACATACCGCCTTCCGGACGGGTAAAGTCCAGTCCCGGGCAGTGACGCAGCAGCGCCTGCTCCATGGCATTTTTCTGCTCGCCGTAGACACTGCGAATGCGATCGATATGGGCGTCCAGGCAGTTGTCCTGCAGATAGCGGTGCAGCACCTGCTGCACGAAACCGTTAGTATGCAGATCCGACGCCTGCTTGGCGATGGTGATCTTCTGGCGCAGCCAGCCGGGCACCAGCATCCAGCCCAGACGGAAGGACGGCACTACCACCTTGGAGAAAGAGCCCAGCAGCACCACATTTTCCGGCGCCAGCTTGGCGATGGGCGGCAGGTGCTCGCCTTCAAAGCGCAACTCGCCATAGGGGTTGTCTTCCACCATCAGTACATTGTGACGCACCAGTCGCTCGGCCACGGCCTTGCGCTTTTCCAGGCTGTAGCTCAGACCCGACGGATTCTGAAAGTTGGTAACCCCATACATCAGCCGGGCGTGATTGGGCTCGGCCAGCAGGGCGTCGAGTTCATTCAGATCGGGACCGTCATCATTCAGCGACACGCCCTGAAAATCGGGTTGGTACACCGACAGTGCCTGAATGGCGCCCAGGTAGCCCGGCTCCTCGATGATAAGTTTGGAGCCCTCGTCTACCAGCACCTTGCCGATAAGATCCAGCGCCTGCTGGGAGCCGTTGGTGATCAGAATGTTGTTGGGATCCACCTCCATGCCGTGCTGGGCGCGGTAACGGGCGGCAATATAGTCGCGCAGCGGCCCGAAGCCCTCGGTGGCGGCGTATTGCAGCGCGCCGTTGCCCTTGTCGCGCAACACGCTGGCGGTGGCGGCTTCCAGCTCTTCGTTAGGGAAAAAAGCCGGATTGGGCAGGCCGCCGGCAAAGGAGATCACTTCCGGGTTGACGGCGACTTTGAGTATTTCTCGAATAAAGGAAGGCTCTACCTTGGCAAAGCGCTTGGCAAAAAACGGCTGCATAGGGGTCTCTCTGAATTACTACGCGTGGCGGGCGCCAACAAAACCTTTCTTTTGTATCAGAAAACATCACAATAACAAACCATAAACAACACATGGTTTGCGCCGGGGCCGGCCTTGTGGTCGAATGCGCCCATGCCAAACGACCTTATCACTTCAGTGAACAGCCATTCCTTTTCCCGGCGCATTCTGGCCTGGTACGACCGCCACGGCCGCAAGACCCTG harbors:
- a CDS encoding PLP-dependent aminotransferase family protein — translated: MQPFFAKRFAKVEPSFIREILKVAVNPEVISFAGGLPNPAFFPNEELEAATASVLRDKGNGALQYAATEGFGPLRDYIAARYRAQHGMEVDPNNILITNGSQQALDLIGKVLVDEGSKLIIEEPGYLGAIQALSVYQPDFQGVSLNDDGPDLNELDALLAEPNHARLMYGVTNFQNPSGLSYSLEKRKAVAERLVRHNVLMVEDNPYGELRFEGEHLPPIAKLAPENVVLLGSFSKVVVPSFRLGWMLVPGWLRQKITIAKQASDLHTNGFVQQVLHRYLQDNCLDAHIDRIRSVYGEQKNAMEQALLRHCPGLDFTRPEGGMFLWLRLPEHISAMDLFNLSIKENVAFVPGQPFYVRPDILNTARFSYSGSDAATIEEGIGRFGRVIRQIL